A genomic stretch from Seriola aureovittata isolate HTS-2021-v1 ecotype China chromosome 13, ASM2101889v1, whole genome shotgun sequence includes:
- the fsip1 gene encoding fibrous sheath-interacting protein 1 isoform X2, with amino-acid sequence MEIIRGSLDDISRPASSDQTGCRVSSVSLPHTDRICPTTPFALVVLTNDAADIQIQSSSEETIICTSASGPDQGQCHVDVTDEEKEDSELQQAIKEMERLDEILSAKISKEKEVKRQRKELQTKLWQELLNKPEGWSECAHEALNTRLFLALEVPSGTEEEEDSDFVPVFETQVPYNDHDRHSQHLEQSEKTPSSSTESFETGEEQFEGSHCEASKGKKKQKDFVKRNIELVNGEGGQVLLTQAEKERLDELLREIDKEEEDSARGADREEDMWAVSFLTGQGYTPEPSDLEQLIDIDSKMRLLLPAEEFLSLQSSYTNFSEPQGRGSEVGWKCAGDPQPEEKVLQDIKERRGQERQLQQIQQQLEILGHSQEMTEESADLTEEQLLCLLDECELTESWSLDPETTDTTP; translated from the exons ATGGAAATTATCAGAGGTAGTTTAGATGACATTTCCCGACCTGCATCGAGTGACCAAACGGGTTGCCGTGTGTCCAGCGTGTCATTGCCTCATACTGACAGAATCTGTCCTACAACTCCCTTTGCCCTTGTTGTTTTGACCAACGATGCTGCTGATATTCAG ATCCAGAGCAGCTCTGAAGAAACTATAATATGTACCTCGGCCAGCGGTCCTGACCAAG GTCAGTGTCACGTTGATGTTACAGATGAAGAGAAGGAAGATTCAGAACTAcaacaagccattaaggaaATGGAACGACTTGATGAAATACTGTCTGCAAAGatcagcaaagaaaaagaagtcaaaCGTCAAAGGAAAGAACTTCAAACAAAACTCTGGCAAGAACTACTG AATAAGCCAGAAGGTTGGTCTGAATGTGCCCATGAAGCTTTGAACACAAGGCTGTTTTTGGCCCTTGAAGTACCCAGTG ggacagaagaggaggaggacagcgaCTTTGTGCCTGTGTTTGAAACTCAAGTTCCTTACAATGACCATGACAGGCACAGCCAACATTTGGAGCAGA GTGAAAAGACGCCAAGCAGCTCAACAGAATCATTTGAGACTGGGGAAGAGCAATTTGAAGGCAGCCACTGTGAAGCTTCCAAaggcaagaaaaaacaaaaggacttTGTCAAGAGAAACATTGAG CTAGTAAATGGTGAAGGGGGCCAAGTGCTTTTGACCCAGGCAGAGAAAGAGCGTCTGGATGAGCTCCTCCGAGAAatagacaaagaggaagaggacagtGCCAGAGGCGCAGACAGAGAG GAGGACATGTGGGCTGTGTCATTCTTGACAGGCCAAGGTTACACCCCAGAGCCCTCTGACCTGGAGCAGCTGATTGACATTGACTCCAAAATGCGCCTCCTTCTTCCAGCTGAAGAATTTCTCTCGCTGCAGAGCTCCTACACAAACTTTAGTGAGCCCCAG GGCCGTGGCTCAGAGGTTGGATGGAAGTGCGCTGGGGACCCGCAGCCAGAAGAGAAGGTCCTGCAGGAtataaaggagaggagagggcaggAGAGGCAGCTCCAACAGATCCAACAGCAGCTGGAGATCCTGGGCCACAGCCAGGAGATGACT
- the LOC130180338 gene encoding sushi domain-containing protein 4-like isoform X1, translating to MSNGMIESISKAFWAHSSATKRSFFLLLGLTIVSTGQGSGCVRPYMVQNSWVNLTETNRGSFPVGTVLQYSCDPGYLPDGPSILICTTLGRWSSEPPHCIRSGACLPITKPENGGYTCHPSPCRMFSHGTVIEFFCDEGFVLSGDYNYLTCQDGQWDGPMQISCVSQGCIRPSMVQHGSTNLTDTNRSLFPVGTVLQYSCDPGYLPAGPSVLTCTTLGDWSSEPPRCIHSDVCQPPYQLENGGYTCHPSPCGRLSHGTMIQYFCDDGYALKGDYKFRTCQYGKWDNLMPISCLMERGKGCIRPSMVQHGSTNLTETNRSLFPVGTPLEYSCDPGYLLDGPSIRTCSAQGHWSSEPPRCIRSDVCKPPYEPENGGYTCHPSPCQRLSHGTVIEYFCDEGYILKGDYKYLTCQYGEWDSQMKLSCLMEQDRDPTLPLGMPALSIVASTASSVALILLLVVLFVLLQPKLKSLHRRDQGVSGQPVSIMVEGVQVTLPSYEEAVNSGGASASALSSESRVQIVLSEGQHATAPEAGPSRPSSLKQQHSEMAVVHPVPLSSSSSSPSPSSSTWVLEHAGATAPSSSQSRPSAGSDQHSLSLDSEMDYSDDMPLLKEA from the exons ATGAGCAATGGAATGATAGAGTCAATATCAAAAGCCTTTTGGGCCCACTCTTCAGCCACTAAACGGTCTTTCTTTTTACTGCTGGGACTGACCATAGTGTCCACTGGGCAAGGGTCAG GATGTGTGAGGCCATACATGGTCCAGAACAGCTGGGTAAACCTCACAGAAACCAACAGGGGCTCGTTCCCTGTGGGCACAGTACTGCAGTACAGCTGTGACCCTGGTTACCTGCCAGACGGACCCAGCATCCTCATTTGCACCACGCTGGGACGCTGGTCCTCTGAACCTCCTCACTGTATACGCAGTGGTG CATGTCTACCCATCACCAAACCCGAGAATGGGGGCTACACTTGCCACCCATCCCCCTGCCGAATGTTTTCCCACGGCACTGTGATCGAGTTCTTCTGTGATGAGGGCTTCGTTCTCAGTGGAGACTATAACTACCTGACCTGTCAGGATGGGCAGTGGGACGGCCCCATGCAGATCAGTTGTGTAAGCCAAG gTTGTATAAGACCCTCAATGGTGCAGCATGGCTCAACTAATCTGACAGACACCAACAGGAGCTTGTTTCCTGTGGGCACAGTACTACAGTACAGCTGTGACCCTGGTTACCTGCCAGCCGGACCCAGCGTCCTCACCTGCACCACACTGGGAGACTGGTCATCTGAACCTCCTCGCTGTATACACAGTGACG TATGCCAGCCTCCATATCAGCTGGAGAACGGGGGCTACACATGCCATCCCTCTCCATGCGGAAGACTTTCACATGGCACCATGATTCAGTATTTCTGTGATGACGGTTATGCTCTGAAGGGAGATTATAAATTCCGTACATGTCAGTATGGGAAATGGGACAACCTAATGCCAATCAGCTGTCTCATGGAGCGAGGTAAAG GTTGTATAAGACCGTCAATGGTGCAGCATGGCTCAACTAATCTGACAGAGACCAACAGGAGCTTGTTCCCTGTGGGCACGCCACTAGAGTACAGCTGTGACCCTGGTTACCTGCTAGATGGACCCAGCATCCGTACCTGCAGTGCACAAGGGCACTGGTCCTCTGAACCTCCTCGCTGTATACGCAGTGACG TATGCAAGCCTCCGTATGAGCCAGAGAATGGGGGCTACACCTGCCACCCCTCCCCATGCCAAAGACTTTCTCATGGCACTGTGATTGAATATTTCTGTGATGAAGGTTATATTCTGAAGGGAGACTACAAATACCTTACCTGTCAATATGGGGAATGGGACAGCCAAATGAAGCTCAGCTGCCTCATGGAGCAAG ACCGTGATCCAACTTTACCATTGGGGATGCCCGCCTTGTCCATAGTAGCATCCACAGCCAGCTCAGTGGCCCTCATCCTGCTCCTTGTGGTGCTCTTTGTACTTCTGCAGCCAAAACTCAAATCCCTCCATCG ACGTGATCAGGGTGTGTCCGGGCAGCCTGTGTCCATCATGGTTGAAGGAGTCCAAGTGACTCTGCCCTCATATGAAGAGGCTGTGAACAGTGGTGGAGCCTCAGCTTCAGCTCTTAGCTCTGAGTCTCGAGTCCAGATTGTGCTGTCCGAGGGTCAGCATGCCACAGCGCCAGAGGCTGGCCCCTCTAGGCCTTCTTCCCTCAAACAGCAGCATTCAGAGATGGCTGTGGTCCACCCTGTCCCTctatcttcatcttcctcatcacCCTCACCCTCATCCTCTACCTGGGTTCTGGAGCACGCAGGTGCTACAGCTCCTTCATCCTCACAAAGTAGGCCGTCTGCAGGCAGCGACCAACACAGCCTCTCTCTGGACTCTGAGATGGACTACTCTGATG ATATGCCATTGTTGAAGGAGGCCTGA
- the fsip1 gene encoding fibrous sheath-interacting protein 1 isoform X4 → MEIIRGSLDDISRPASSDQTGCRVSSVSLPHTDRICPTTPFALVVLTNDAADIQIQSSSEETIICTSASGPDQGQCHVDVTDEEKEDSELQQAIKEMERLDEILSAKISKEKEVKRQRKELQTKLWQELLQNKPEGWSECAHEALNTRLFLALEVPSGTEEEEDSDFVPVFETQVPYNDHDRHSQHLEQSEKTPSSSTESFETGEEQFEGSHCEASKGKKKQKDFVKRNIELVNGEGGQVLLTQAEKERLDELLREIDKEEEDSARGADREGRGSEVGWKCAGDPQPEEKVLQDIKERRGQERQLQQIQQQLEILGHSQEMTEESADLTEEQLLCLLDECELTESWSLDPETTDTTP, encoded by the exons ATGGAAATTATCAGAGGTAGTTTAGATGACATTTCCCGACCTGCATCGAGTGACCAAACGGGTTGCCGTGTGTCCAGCGTGTCATTGCCTCATACTGACAGAATCTGTCCTACAACTCCCTTTGCCCTTGTTGTTTTGACCAACGATGCTGCTGATATTCAG ATCCAGAGCAGCTCTGAAGAAACTATAATATGTACCTCGGCCAGCGGTCCTGACCAAG GTCAGTGTCACGTTGATGTTACAGATGAAGAGAAGGAAGATTCAGAACTAcaacaagccattaaggaaATGGAACGACTTGATGAAATACTGTCTGCAAAGatcagcaaagaaaaagaagtcaaaCGTCAAAGGAAAGAACTTCAAACAAAACTCTGGCAAGAACTACTG CAGAATAAGCCAGAAGGTTGGTCTGAATGTGCCCATGAAGCTTTGAACACAAGGCTGTTTTTGGCCCTTGAAGTACCCAGTG ggacagaagaggaggaggacagcgaCTTTGTGCCTGTGTTTGAAACTCAAGTTCCTTACAATGACCATGACAGGCACAGCCAACATTTGGAGCAGA GTGAAAAGACGCCAAGCAGCTCAACAGAATCATTTGAGACTGGGGAAGAGCAATTTGAAGGCAGCCACTGTGAAGCTTCCAAaggcaagaaaaaacaaaaggacttTGTCAAGAGAAACATTGAG CTAGTAAATGGTGAAGGGGGCCAAGTGCTTTTGACCCAGGCAGAGAAAGAGCGTCTGGATGAGCTCCTCCGAGAAatagacaaagaggaagaggacagtGCCAGAGGCGCAGACAGAGAG GGCCGTGGCTCAGAGGTTGGATGGAAGTGCGCTGGGGACCCGCAGCCAGAAGAGAAGGTCCTGCAGGAtataaaggagaggagagggcaggAGAGGCAGCTCCAACAGATCCAACAGCAGCTGGAGATCCTGGGCCACAGCCAGGAGATGACT
- the LOC130180338 gene encoding sushi domain-containing protein 6-like isoform X3: MFSHGTVIEFFCDEGFVLSGDYNYLTCQDGQWDGPMQISCVSQGCIRPSMVQHGSTNLTDTNRSLFPVGTVLQYSCDPGYLPAGPSVLTCTTLGDWSSEPPRCIHSDVCQPPYQLENGGYTCHPSPCGRLSHGTMIQYFCDDGYALKGDYKFRTCQYGKWDNLMPISCLMERGKGCIRPSMVQHGSTNLTETNRSLFPVGTPLEYSCDPGYLLDGPSIRTCSAQGHWSSEPPRCIRSDVCKPPYEPENGGYTCHPSPCQRLSHGTVIEYFCDEGYILKGDYKYLTCQYGEWDSQMKLSCLMEQDRDPTLPLGMPALSIVASTASSVALILLLVVLFVLLQPKLKSLHRRDQGVSGQPVSIMVEGVQVTLPSYEEAVNSGGASASALSSESRVQIVLSEGQHATAPEAGPSRPSSLKQQHSEMAVVHPVPLSSSSSSPSPSSSTWVLEHAGATAPSSSQSRPSAGSDQHSLSLDSEMDYSDDMPLLKEA, translated from the exons ATGTTTTCCCACGGCACTGTGATCGAGTTCTTCTGTGATGAGGGCTTCGTTCTCAGTGGAGACTATAACTACCTGACCTGTCAGGATGGGCAGTGGGACGGCCCCATGCAGATCAGTTGTGTAAGCCAAG gTTGTATAAGACCCTCAATGGTGCAGCATGGCTCAACTAATCTGACAGACACCAACAGGAGCTTGTTTCCTGTGGGCACAGTACTACAGTACAGCTGTGACCCTGGTTACCTGCCAGCCGGACCCAGCGTCCTCACCTGCACCACACTGGGAGACTGGTCATCTGAACCTCCTCGCTGTATACACAGTGACG TATGCCAGCCTCCATATCAGCTGGAGAACGGGGGCTACACATGCCATCCCTCTCCATGCGGAAGACTTTCACATGGCACCATGATTCAGTATTTCTGTGATGACGGTTATGCTCTGAAGGGAGATTATAAATTCCGTACATGTCAGTATGGGAAATGGGACAACCTAATGCCAATCAGCTGTCTCATGGAGCGAGGTAAAG GTTGTATAAGACCGTCAATGGTGCAGCATGGCTCAACTAATCTGACAGAGACCAACAGGAGCTTGTTCCCTGTGGGCACGCCACTAGAGTACAGCTGTGACCCTGGTTACCTGCTAGATGGACCCAGCATCCGTACCTGCAGTGCACAAGGGCACTGGTCCTCTGAACCTCCTCGCTGTATACGCAGTGACG TATGCAAGCCTCCGTATGAGCCAGAGAATGGGGGCTACACCTGCCACCCCTCCCCATGCCAAAGACTTTCTCATGGCACTGTGATTGAATATTTCTGTGATGAAGGTTATATTCTGAAGGGAGACTACAAATACCTTACCTGTCAATATGGGGAATGGGACAGCCAAATGAAGCTCAGCTGCCTCATGGAGCAAG ACCGTGATCCAACTTTACCATTGGGGATGCCCGCCTTGTCCATAGTAGCATCCACAGCCAGCTCAGTGGCCCTCATCCTGCTCCTTGTGGTGCTCTTTGTACTTCTGCAGCCAAAACTCAAATCCCTCCATCG ACGTGATCAGGGTGTGTCCGGGCAGCCTGTGTCCATCATGGTTGAAGGAGTCCAAGTGACTCTGCCCTCATATGAAGAGGCTGTGAACAGTGGTGGAGCCTCAGCTTCAGCTCTTAGCTCTGAGTCTCGAGTCCAGATTGTGCTGTCCGAGGGTCAGCATGCCACAGCGCCAGAGGCTGGCCCCTCTAGGCCTTCTTCCCTCAAACAGCAGCATTCAGAGATGGCTGTGGTCCACCCTGTCCCTctatcttcatcttcctcatcacCCTCACCCTCATCCTCTACCTGGGTTCTGGAGCACGCAGGTGCTACAGCTCCTTCATCCTCACAAAGTAGGCCGTCTGCAGGCAGCGACCAACACAGCCTCTCTCTGGACTCTGAGATGGACTACTCTGATG ATATGCCATTGTTGAAGGAGGCCTGA
- the fsip1 gene encoding fibrous sheath-interacting protein 1 isoform X1 translates to MEIIRGSLDDISRPASSDQTGCRVSSVSLPHTDRICPTTPFALVVLTNDAADIQIQSSSEETIICTSASGPDQGQCHVDVTDEEKEDSELQQAIKEMERLDEILSAKISKEKEVKRQRKELQTKLWQELLQNKPEGWSECAHEALNTRLFLALEVPSGTEEEEDSDFVPVFETQVPYNDHDRHSQHLEQSEKTPSSSTESFETGEEQFEGSHCEASKGKKKQKDFVKRNIELVNGEGGQVLLTQAEKERLDELLREIDKEEEDSARGADREEDMWAVSFLTGQGYTPEPSDLEQLIDIDSKMRLLLPAEEFLSLQSSYTNFSEPQGRGSEVGWKCAGDPQPEEKVLQDIKERRGQERQLQQIQQQLEILGHSQEMTEESADLTEEQLLCLLDECELTESWSLDPETTDTTP, encoded by the exons ATGGAAATTATCAGAGGTAGTTTAGATGACATTTCCCGACCTGCATCGAGTGACCAAACGGGTTGCCGTGTGTCCAGCGTGTCATTGCCTCATACTGACAGAATCTGTCCTACAACTCCCTTTGCCCTTGTTGTTTTGACCAACGATGCTGCTGATATTCAG ATCCAGAGCAGCTCTGAAGAAACTATAATATGTACCTCGGCCAGCGGTCCTGACCAAG GTCAGTGTCACGTTGATGTTACAGATGAAGAGAAGGAAGATTCAGAACTAcaacaagccattaaggaaATGGAACGACTTGATGAAATACTGTCTGCAAAGatcagcaaagaaaaagaagtcaaaCGTCAAAGGAAAGAACTTCAAACAAAACTCTGGCAAGAACTACTG CAGAATAAGCCAGAAGGTTGGTCTGAATGTGCCCATGAAGCTTTGAACACAAGGCTGTTTTTGGCCCTTGAAGTACCCAGTG ggacagaagaggaggaggacagcgaCTTTGTGCCTGTGTTTGAAACTCAAGTTCCTTACAATGACCATGACAGGCACAGCCAACATTTGGAGCAGA GTGAAAAGACGCCAAGCAGCTCAACAGAATCATTTGAGACTGGGGAAGAGCAATTTGAAGGCAGCCACTGTGAAGCTTCCAAaggcaagaaaaaacaaaaggacttTGTCAAGAGAAACATTGAG CTAGTAAATGGTGAAGGGGGCCAAGTGCTTTTGACCCAGGCAGAGAAAGAGCGTCTGGATGAGCTCCTCCGAGAAatagacaaagaggaagaggacagtGCCAGAGGCGCAGACAGAGAG GAGGACATGTGGGCTGTGTCATTCTTGACAGGCCAAGGTTACACCCCAGAGCCCTCTGACCTGGAGCAGCTGATTGACATTGACTCCAAAATGCGCCTCCTTCTTCCAGCTGAAGAATTTCTCTCGCTGCAGAGCTCCTACACAAACTTTAGTGAGCCCCAG GGCCGTGGCTCAGAGGTTGGATGGAAGTGCGCTGGGGACCCGCAGCCAGAAGAGAAGGTCCTGCAGGAtataaaggagaggagagggcaggAGAGGCAGCTCCAACAGATCCAACAGCAGCTGGAGATCCTGGGCCACAGCCAGGAGATGACT
- the fsip1 gene encoding fibrous sheath-interacting protein 1 isoform X3 — MEIIRGSLDDISRPASSDQTGCRVSSVSLPHTDRICPTTPFALVVLTNDAADIQIQSSSEETIICTSASGPDQDEEKEDSELQQAIKEMERLDEILSAKISKEKEVKRQRKELQTKLWQELLQNKPEGWSECAHEALNTRLFLALEVPSGTEEEEDSDFVPVFETQVPYNDHDRHSQHLEQSEKTPSSSTESFETGEEQFEGSHCEASKGKKKQKDFVKRNIELVNGEGGQVLLTQAEKERLDELLREIDKEEEDSARGADREEDMWAVSFLTGQGYTPEPSDLEQLIDIDSKMRLLLPAEEFLSLQSSYTNFSEPQGRGSEVGWKCAGDPQPEEKVLQDIKERRGQERQLQQIQQQLEILGHSQEMTEESADLTEEQLLCLLDECELTESWSLDPETTDTTP, encoded by the exons ATGGAAATTATCAGAGGTAGTTTAGATGACATTTCCCGACCTGCATCGAGTGACCAAACGGGTTGCCGTGTGTCCAGCGTGTCATTGCCTCATACTGACAGAATCTGTCCTACAACTCCCTTTGCCCTTGTTGTTTTGACCAACGATGCTGCTGATATTCAG ATCCAGAGCAGCTCTGAAGAAACTATAATATGTACCTCGGCCAGCGGTCCTGACCAAG ATGAAGAGAAGGAAGATTCAGAACTAcaacaagccattaaggaaATGGAACGACTTGATGAAATACTGTCTGCAAAGatcagcaaagaaaaagaagtcaaaCGTCAAAGGAAAGAACTTCAAACAAAACTCTGGCAAGAACTACTG CAGAATAAGCCAGAAGGTTGGTCTGAATGTGCCCATGAAGCTTTGAACACAAGGCTGTTTTTGGCCCTTGAAGTACCCAGTG ggacagaagaggaggaggacagcgaCTTTGTGCCTGTGTTTGAAACTCAAGTTCCTTACAATGACCATGACAGGCACAGCCAACATTTGGAGCAGA GTGAAAAGACGCCAAGCAGCTCAACAGAATCATTTGAGACTGGGGAAGAGCAATTTGAAGGCAGCCACTGTGAAGCTTCCAAaggcaagaaaaaacaaaaggacttTGTCAAGAGAAACATTGAG CTAGTAAATGGTGAAGGGGGCCAAGTGCTTTTGACCCAGGCAGAGAAAGAGCGTCTGGATGAGCTCCTCCGAGAAatagacaaagaggaagaggacagtGCCAGAGGCGCAGACAGAGAG GAGGACATGTGGGCTGTGTCATTCTTGACAGGCCAAGGTTACACCCCAGAGCCCTCTGACCTGGAGCAGCTGATTGACATTGACTCCAAAATGCGCCTCCTTCTTCCAGCTGAAGAATTTCTCTCGCTGCAGAGCTCCTACACAAACTTTAGTGAGCCCCAG GGCCGTGGCTCAGAGGTTGGATGGAAGTGCGCTGGGGACCCGCAGCCAGAAGAGAAGGTCCTGCAGGAtataaaggagaggagagggcaggAGAGGCAGCTCCAACAGATCCAACAGCAGCTGGAGATCCTGGGCCACAGCCAGGAGATGACT
- the LOC130180338 gene encoding sushi domain-containing protein 4-like isoform X2 gives MSNGMIESISKAFWAHSSATKRSFFLLLGLTIVSTGQGSGCVRPYMVQNSWVNLTETNRGSFPVGTVLQYSCDPGYLPDGPSILICTTLGRWSSEPPHCIRSGACLPITKPENGGYTCHPSPCRMFSHGTVIEFFCDEGFVLSGDYNYLTCQDGQWDGPMQISCVSQGCIRPSMVQHGSTNLTDTNRSLFPVGTVLQYSCDPGYLPAGPSVLTCTTLGDWSSEPPRCIHSDVCQPPYQLENGGYTCHPSPCGRLSHGTMIQYFCDDGYALKGDYKFRTCQYGKWDNLMPISCLMERGCIRPSMVQHGSTNLTETNRSLFPVGTPLEYSCDPGYLLDGPSIRTCSAQGHWSSEPPRCIRSDVCKPPYEPENGGYTCHPSPCQRLSHGTVIEYFCDEGYILKGDYKYLTCQYGEWDSQMKLSCLMEQDRDPTLPLGMPALSIVASTASSVALILLLVVLFVLLQPKLKSLHRRDQGVSGQPVSIMVEGVQVTLPSYEEAVNSGGASASALSSESRVQIVLSEGQHATAPEAGPSRPSSLKQQHSEMAVVHPVPLSSSSSSPSPSSSTWVLEHAGATAPSSSQSRPSAGSDQHSLSLDSEMDYSDDMPLLKEA, from the exons ATGAGCAATGGAATGATAGAGTCAATATCAAAAGCCTTTTGGGCCCACTCTTCAGCCACTAAACGGTCTTTCTTTTTACTGCTGGGACTGACCATAGTGTCCACTGGGCAAGGGTCAG GATGTGTGAGGCCATACATGGTCCAGAACAGCTGGGTAAACCTCACAGAAACCAACAGGGGCTCGTTCCCTGTGGGCACAGTACTGCAGTACAGCTGTGACCCTGGTTACCTGCCAGACGGACCCAGCATCCTCATTTGCACCACGCTGGGACGCTGGTCCTCTGAACCTCCTCACTGTATACGCAGTGGTG CATGTCTACCCATCACCAAACCCGAGAATGGGGGCTACACTTGCCACCCATCCCCCTGCCGAATGTTTTCCCACGGCACTGTGATCGAGTTCTTCTGTGATGAGGGCTTCGTTCTCAGTGGAGACTATAACTACCTGACCTGTCAGGATGGGCAGTGGGACGGCCCCATGCAGATCAGTTGTGTAAGCCAAG gTTGTATAAGACCCTCAATGGTGCAGCATGGCTCAACTAATCTGACAGACACCAACAGGAGCTTGTTTCCTGTGGGCACAGTACTACAGTACAGCTGTGACCCTGGTTACCTGCCAGCCGGACCCAGCGTCCTCACCTGCACCACACTGGGAGACTGGTCATCTGAACCTCCTCGCTGTATACACAGTGACG TATGCCAGCCTCCATATCAGCTGGAGAACGGGGGCTACACATGCCATCCCTCTCCATGCGGAAGACTTTCACATGGCACCATGATTCAGTATTTCTGTGATGACGGTTATGCTCTGAAGGGAGATTATAAATTCCGTACATGTCAGTATGGGAAATGGGACAACCTAATGCCAATCAGCTGTCTCATGGAGCGAG GTTGTATAAGACCGTCAATGGTGCAGCATGGCTCAACTAATCTGACAGAGACCAACAGGAGCTTGTTCCCTGTGGGCACGCCACTAGAGTACAGCTGTGACCCTGGTTACCTGCTAGATGGACCCAGCATCCGTACCTGCAGTGCACAAGGGCACTGGTCCTCTGAACCTCCTCGCTGTATACGCAGTGACG TATGCAAGCCTCCGTATGAGCCAGAGAATGGGGGCTACACCTGCCACCCCTCCCCATGCCAAAGACTTTCTCATGGCACTGTGATTGAATATTTCTGTGATGAAGGTTATATTCTGAAGGGAGACTACAAATACCTTACCTGTCAATATGGGGAATGGGACAGCCAAATGAAGCTCAGCTGCCTCATGGAGCAAG ACCGTGATCCAACTTTACCATTGGGGATGCCCGCCTTGTCCATAGTAGCATCCACAGCCAGCTCAGTGGCCCTCATCCTGCTCCTTGTGGTGCTCTTTGTACTTCTGCAGCCAAAACTCAAATCCCTCCATCG ACGTGATCAGGGTGTGTCCGGGCAGCCTGTGTCCATCATGGTTGAAGGAGTCCAAGTGACTCTGCCCTCATATGAAGAGGCTGTGAACAGTGGTGGAGCCTCAGCTTCAGCTCTTAGCTCTGAGTCTCGAGTCCAGATTGTGCTGTCCGAGGGTCAGCATGCCACAGCGCCAGAGGCTGGCCCCTCTAGGCCTTCTTCCCTCAAACAGCAGCATTCAGAGATGGCTGTGGTCCACCCTGTCCCTctatcttcatcttcctcatcacCCTCACCCTCATCCTCTACCTGGGTTCTGGAGCACGCAGGTGCTACAGCTCCTTCATCCTCACAAAGTAGGCCGTCTGCAGGCAGCGACCAACACAGCCTCTCTCTGGACTCTGAGATGGACTACTCTGATG ATATGCCATTGTTGAAGGAGGCCTGA